One window from the genome of Nicotiana sylvestris chromosome 9, ASM39365v2, whole genome shotgun sequence encodes:
- the LOC104222391 gene encoding uncharacterized protein, whose protein sequence is MFRARNSYTDTQDGAQETIDTIMAQGRTKKASTQKRREKSTKGVQIPRVEREEGVEHDDPVPQDLVPPPTAAPAQATISPEEPDLQASKLRVKTSFSSSAIDSGAAFGPQQ, encoded by the exons ATGTTTCGTGCTCGCAACTCTTACACCGATACTCAGGATGGTGCTCAAGAAACTATCGATACTATTATGGCTCAAGGTAGAACTAAGAAGGCTTCGACTCAGAAAAGGAGGGAAAAATCCACAAAGGGAGTCCAAATACCCCGGGTTGAACGAGAAGAAGGAGTGGAGCATGATGATCCAGTACCTCAGGATCTAGTACCGCCCCCAACAGCAGCCCCGGCTCAGGCAACTATATCTCCCGAG gaaccggatTTGCAGGCGAGCAAGCTACGAGTTAAgacttccttctcttccagtgctattg